Proteins encoded by one window of Streptomyces sp. ALI-76-A:
- a CDS encoding lantibiotic dehydratase, with amino-acid sequence MGRAFYRAQRGILVRSVPHDGLPIPPVPAEFDITPRTPPSWLPWVRETWSIPQIADAVRYASPDLAREIDDLDDRLLGPESIERLGLALLSYVLRIRHRATPFGLFAGVAEGRFGRTTVARWGQSHHAVSRADGVWMTVIVQHLEAIPEVRQRLRLMANNGLRVRGERLVLPWQPRSLDTAGTAVREVSIRQITVVRTAVQMARAAVPYREVADKLVADHPDLTAGEAEALLDLMISRRMLLTSLQPAGTETDPLGYVVRELFSSGAAQAGQAAELACALREIDEEMRALNRQQAAPPDAGRRRTALVTRMRQLADQPSPLTLDVRLDADVVVPRAVAWEAERAAGVLARVSPEPRGTLAWARYRERFRQTYGDSTLVPLQDLLDELGFPEDFHGTRRAPQPATVHRDKVLVALAQQAVADGRELLLDEETIQRLAEGRPPAAEDAPAHVELAAVVHAPSVQDLESGAFAIEVRRVGRGWGHLSGGRFAALLAEQSSPSDLLGTLARRPTVFEGALPVQLSFPPLSLRAAPITRTPRLSAPLISLSEYRTPDPDVIPLSDLAVTHHDGRLILVSRSRGQVLEAAIPHPLQLECQTPAIARFLDELQRGQSSRIMGNFGNLAAWDWGAARYLAVRPRVRAGHSILSSATWRLAHSGLPGQKASAAQWEDAFAALREKWRLPDTVYLEYFDTRLRLDLDTGTHRALLRAQLERSRRLGELTLVEAEPESAYGWCGGRPHELVILLGSAAATRPAPAIHGAPTAHRADVHLPGSSRYLSVRLYCQPHVRPAVLVDHLPVLLYDLDHPTWWITPHDQDDQPHSMLNLRLDHASDTASALGILGHWGSHLADTGLLSGFDLVPYRPHTGLWGENETLMAAEDVLAADSAAFAHQITHVRALSPQVLAAANLVAIAAGFHQDTELGLQWLANQPKSATAAPLPRELVQQTRTLADPAAGWQMLRGTPGGTPLVTDRWAPRHIALGDYRTAVDHTPHPDPDLVLHALLTAHLRLAGQSPGGTSWRLARSVALAATHPHR; translated from the coding sequence CGGTCTGTTCGCCGGAGTGGCTGAGGGCCGGTTCGGCCGTACCACCGTTGCGCGATGGGGCCAGTCCCACCACGCGGTGAGTCGAGCCGACGGCGTCTGGATGACGGTGATCGTGCAGCATCTGGAGGCGATCCCTGAGGTACGCCAGCGGCTGCGGTTGATGGCCAATAACGGCCTGCGGGTCCGCGGGGAGCGGCTGGTGCTTCCCTGGCAGCCCCGCTCTCTGGACACGGCCGGGACGGCTGTGCGAGAGGTCTCGATCCGGCAGATCACCGTTGTGCGTACGGCAGTGCAGATGGCGAGGGCCGCCGTGCCCTACAGGGAGGTAGCGGACAAGCTCGTCGCCGACCACCCGGACCTCACGGCAGGCGAGGCCGAGGCGCTGCTGGACCTCATGATCTCCCGACGCATGCTCCTGACCAGTCTCCAGCCCGCCGGCACCGAGACGGATCCGCTCGGTTACGTGGTGCGCGAACTCTTCAGTTCGGGCGCTGCCCAAGCCGGTCAAGCTGCCGAGCTGGCCTGTGCCCTGCGGGAGATCGACGAGGAGATGCGCGCACTCAACCGGCAACAGGCCGCGCCGCCGGACGCCGGACGCCGCCGAACAGCATTGGTCACGCGGATGCGGCAGCTCGCCGACCAACCGTCCCCGTTGACCCTGGACGTGCGCCTAGACGCTGACGTGGTTGTGCCCCGGGCGGTGGCGTGGGAGGCGGAGCGAGCCGCTGGCGTCCTGGCCCGGGTCAGCCCCGAGCCCCGGGGGACGCTGGCCTGGGCCCGCTACCGGGAGCGGTTCCGGCAGACGTACGGCGACAGCACGCTGGTCCCGCTCCAGGACCTGCTCGACGAACTCGGGTTCCCCGAGGACTTCCACGGCACGCGGCGGGCCCCGCAGCCCGCCACCGTGCACCGCGACAAGGTGCTGGTCGCTCTCGCGCAGCAGGCCGTCGCCGACGGCCGGGAACTCCTCCTCGACGAGGAGACCATCCAAAGGCTCGCCGAAGGCCGGCCTCCGGCGGCGGAAGACGCGCCTGCGCATGTGGAATTGGCTGCCGTGGTGCACGCGCCGAGCGTGCAGGATCTGGAGTCGGGCGCCTTTGCCATCGAGGTGCGGCGCGTAGGCCGCGGCTGGGGCCATCTCAGCGGCGGACGGTTCGCCGCGCTGCTCGCCGAACAGAGCTCCCCCAGCGATCTCCTGGGGACCCTGGCCAGACGGCCCACCGTCTTCGAGGGCGCCCTGCCTGTGCAGTTGTCGTTCCCGCCGCTGTCACTGCGAGCGGCGCCCATCACGCGCACCCCGCGTCTGAGCGCCCCACTCATCTCCTTGTCCGAGTACCGCACACCAGACCCGGACGTCATCCCGCTCAGCGATCTCGCGGTGACCCACCACGACGGCCGGCTGATCTTGGTCTCGCGGTCGCGGGGCCAGGTTCTGGAAGCGGCGATCCCCCACCCGCTCCAGCTCGAATGCCAGACCCCGGCCATCGCCCGGTTCCTGGACGAACTGCAGCGCGGGCAGAGCAGCAGGATCATGGGCAACTTCGGCAATCTCGCCGCCTGGGACTGGGGCGCCGCACGGTACCTGGCCGTCCGGCCACGCGTACGCGCCGGTCACAGCATCCTCAGCTCCGCCACCTGGCGCCTCGCCCACTCCGGACTGCCCGGGCAGAAGGCATCAGCCGCGCAGTGGGAAGACGCCTTCGCCGCGCTGCGTGAAAAGTGGCGGCTGCCCGACACGGTGTATCTGGAGTATTTCGATACTCGGCTCCGGCTGGACCTGGACACCGGCACCCACCGCGCGCTTCTGCGTGCGCAGCTCGAACGGTCCCGGCGGCTCGGCGAGCTGACGCTCGTCGAGGCAGAGCCCGAGAGTGCCTACGGCTGGTGTGGCGGCCGCCCCCACGAACTCGTCATTCTCCTGGGCTCGGCTGCGGCAACCCGGCCCGCCCCGGCCATCCACGGTGCGCCGACCGCACACCGCGCTGATGTCCACCTTCCCGGTTCCTCGCGCTATCTCTCCGTCCGCCTGTACTGCCAGCCCCACGTCCGGCCCGCCGTGCTGGTCGACCATCTGCCGGTCCTTCTCTACGACCTCGACCACCCCACATGGTGGATCACGCCGCACGACCAGGACGACCAGCCACACAGCATGCTCAACCTCCGACTGGACCACGCGTCCGACACCGCCAGCGCGCTGGGCATCCTTGGCCACTGGGGCAGCCACCTGGCGGACACCGGGCTCCTGAGCGGATTCGACCTCGTTCCCTACCGGCCGCACACCGGGCTGTGGGGCGAGAACGAGACACTCATGGCTGCGGAAGACGTCCTGGCCGCCGACTCGGCCGCATTCGCCCACCAGATCACGCACGTCCGCGCCCTCTCCCCGCAGGTGCTGGCGGCGGCCAATCTCGTCGCCATCGCAGCCGGCTTCCACCAGGACACGGAGCTCGGCCTGCAGTGGCTCGCCAACCAGCCCAAGTCGGCCACCGCCGCGCCATTACCTCGGGAGCTGGTGCAGCAGACCCGGACACTGGCCGACCCTGCCGCCGGATGGCAGATGCTGCGCGGTACTCCAGGCGGCACCCCCCTCGTCACAGACCGATGGGCACCACGGCATATCGCTCTGGGCGACTACCGCACCGCTGTCGACCACACCCCGCATCCGGACCCCGACCTGGTCCTGCACGCGTTGTTGACCGCACACCTCCGTCTCGCCGGACAGAGTCCCGGCGGCACGTCGTGGCGCCTGGCACGCTCCGTTGCCCTGGCCGCCACCCACCCCCACCGCTGA
- a CDS encoding glycoside hydrolase family 15 protein encodes MSAPIEDYALVGDLHSAALVGRDGAIDWLCLPRFDSEALFASLLGTEEHGFWRIGPAHPGGTRPPAADARRYRGDSLILESEWTTAHGAVRVIDVMTRNGGTPQLTRTVEGLTGRVRMRSVFCPRFGYGRTRPWVHQLGDRTVAVAGPDSVWLDTTVQTYVTDHTVCSDFSVSAGERVAFTISWQPSHQQQPELPDPEQALEAAGTFWREWAERCAYHGPYREAVIRSLITLKALTYAPTGGIVAAPTTSLPEEIGGARNWDYRYTWLRDAAITLSSLLRTGYREEARAWREWLLRAVAGDPEHLQIMYGIAGERKLSESELDWLPGYEDSTPVRVGNDAAHQLQLDVYGEVTETLHIARTTGLARNDHASALQLRLIEHLEQHWAEPDEGIWEVRGPRRHFVHSKVMAWVAVDRTIKLIESGEAEGPVDRWRDLRDTVHRDVCDKGYDKERNTFTQSYGSRELDASLLLIPQMGFLPPDDKRVIGTIEAIQRELSTPDGFILRYLTSGSDEGVDGLQGDEGAFLACSFWLADALTMIGRIDEARTLFEKLLDLRNDLGLLAEEWDSRRQRQVGNVPQAFSHVSLIDTALKIEALGSHGGEL; translated from the coding sequence ATGTCCGCACCTATCGAGGACTACGCCCTCGTCGGCGACCTGCACAGCGCTGCCCTGGTCGGCCGGGATGGCGCGATCGACTGGCTGTGCCTCCCTCGGTTCGACTCCGAGGCTCTCTTCGCCTCGCTCCTGGGAACCGAGGAGCACGGCTTCTGGCGGATCGGACCCGCGCACCCCGGCGGCACCCGGCCGCCGGCCGCCGACGCCCGCCGATACCGCGGGGATTCCCTCATCCTTGAGTCGGAGTGGACGACAGCCCACGGAGCCGTCCGTGTGATCGACGTGATGACCCGCAACGGCGGCACCCCGCAGCTGACCAGGACGGTGGAGGGCCTGACCGGCCGGGTCCGGATGCGCTCGGTGTTCTGCCCGCGCTTCGGCTACGGACGCACGCGGCCCTGGGTGCACCAACTCGGCGACCGTACGGTCGCCGTTGCTGGACCGGACTCCGTCTGGCTGGACACCACCGTCCAGACCTACGTCACCGACCACACCGTCTGCTCGGACTTCAGTGTCTCGGCAGGAGAACGAGTCGCGTTCACAATCAGCTGGCAGCCCTCGCACCAGCAGCAGCCGGAGCTGCCCGACCCGGAGCAGGCACTGGAGGCCGCCGGGACGTTCTGGCGCGAGTGGGCCGAGCGGTGCGCCTACCACGGCCCCTACCGCGAAGCCGTCATCCGCTCGCTGATCACCCTCAAGGCCCTCACCTACGCCCCCACCGGAGGGATCGTCGCCGCACCCACCACATCCCTACCCGAGGAGATCGGCGGTGCCCGCAACTGGGACTACCGCTACACGTGGCTGCGCGACGCCGCGATCACCCTGTCCTCGCTGCTGCGCACCGGCTACCGCGAGGAAGCCCGCGCCTGGCGCGAGTGGCTGCTGCGAGCGGTCGCCGGCGACCCCGAACACCTCCAGATCATGTACGGAATCGCCGGCGAGCGGAAACTCAGCGAGAGCGAGCTGGACTGGCTCCCCGGCTACGAGGACTCCACCCCCGTCCGAGTGGGCAACGACGCCGCCCACCAGCTCCAGCTCGATGTCTACGGCGAGGTCACCGAGACCCTCCACATCGCCCGTACGACCGGCCTCGCCCGCAACGACCACGCCTCCGCGCTCCAACTGCGGCTCATCGAACACCTGGAGCAGCACTGGGCGGAGCCCGACGAGGGCATCTGGGAAGTCCGCGGGCCGCGCCGCCACTTCGTCCACTCCAAGGTCATGGCCTGGGTCGCCGTCGACCGCACCATCAAACTCATCGAGTCCGGCGAGGCCGAGGGCCCCGTGGACCGGTGGCGGGATCTGCGCGACACCGTCCACCGCGACGTCTGCGACAAGGGTTACGACAAGGAACGCAACACCTTCACCCAGTCCTACGGTTCCCGTGAACTCGACGCGTCGCTGCTGCTCATCCCCCAGATGGGCTTCCTGCCGCCCGACGACAAGCGCGTCATAGGCACCATTGAGGCGATCCAGCGCGAGTTGTCCACCCCAGACGGCTTCATCCTGCGCTACCTCACCTCCGGGTCCGACGAGGGTGTCGACGGTCTGCAGGGTGACGAGGGTGCCTTCCTTGCGTGTTCCTTCTGGCTCGCCGACGCCCTCACCATGATCGGCCGCATCGACGAGGCCCGCACCCTCTTCGAGAAGCTCCTCGACCTGAGGAACGACCTCGGCCTCCTCGCCGAGGAGTGGGACTCCCGGCGGCAACGCCAAGTCGGCAACGTCCCACAGGCGTTCAGCCATGTTTCGCTCATTGACACGGCCCTCAAGATCGAAGCCCTGGGTTCGCATGGCGGGGAGTTGTGA
- the istA gene encoding IS21 family transposase, translating into MRLSRIELFENIRRDVRLDPSISQRALAAKYGVHRRTVRQAMASAIPPPRKSSQRQFRILDPATGWIDAMLRADLKAPRKQKHTVERIQKRLAEEHDFDLASYSTLRNYVRKRRPEIVAEDREGRQRLEGMVPQAHLPGEEAEVDFADVWVRVAGEVVKCHLFTLRLSHSGKAVHRVFASQAQESFLEGHAEAFRVLGGVPTKHIRYDNLKPAVRQVCTGRNRVESERWTTFRSHYGFDAFYCIPGEEGAHEKGGVEQEGGRFRRAHLVPVPDVPSLEELNARIATIDEAEDERILRGKLTSIGFNFRIEAEELAPLPTEDFECGITLTPKVDRTSRITVRQSHYSVPARFIGERVRVLLRGNELLVFERRNIVARHPRLTKRYGYRDVLDHYLEILLVKPGAMAGSTALAAARAEGSFTAIHEAFWAAALKTHGDAAGTRALIEVLLLHRRMPAEAVQVGMSAAIKAGSISPDVVAIEARKAESAARDPEPEDDENDPPPWADIPGGQLLTLPTRRPELPEDNRPPPSVDVYDQLLTRHPKGSA; encoded by the coding sequence TTGCGTCTATCGCGTATCGAGCTGTTCGAAAACATCCGTCGAGACGTCCGTCTCGATCCGTCGATCTCGCAGCGGGCGCTGGCGGCGAAATACGGCGTTCACCGCCGAACCGTCCGGCAGGCCATGGCCTCCGCGATCCCGCCGCCGCGCAAGTCCAGCCAACGGCAGTTCCGCATCTTGGATCCGGCCACCGGGTGGATCGACGCGATGTTGCGGGCCGATTTGAAGGCGCCGAGGAAGCAGAAGCACACCGTCGAGCGGATCCAGAAGCGTCTGGCCGAGGAGCATGACTTCGACCTGGCGTCGTATTCCACTCTGCGCAACTACGTCCGCAAACGGCGGCCGGAGATCGTGGCAGAGGACCGTGAGGGCCGCCAGCGTCTGGAGGGAATGGTGCCCCAAGCACACCTGCCCGGCGAGGAAGCCGAGGTCGACTTCGCGGACGTGTGGGTGCGGGTGGCCGGTGAGGTGGTCAAGTGCCACCTGTTCACGCTGCGGCTGTCGCATTCGGGCAAGGCCGTCCACCGGGTGTTCGCCTCGCAGGCCCAGGAGTCGTTCCTGGAAGGCCATGCGGAGGCATTTCGGGTGCTGGGCGGTGTCCCGACCAAGCACATCCGTTACGACAACCTCAAGCCCGCGGTCCGGCAGGTCTGCACCGGCCGCAACCGGGTGGAATCGGAGCGGTGGACCACCTTCCGTTCGCACTATGGGTTCGATGCCTTCTACTGCATTCCCGGTGAGGAAGGCGCCCACGAGAAGGGCGGGGTCGAACAGGAAGGCGGACGCTTCCGCCGGGCCCACCTGGTCCCGGTCCCCGACGTCCCGTCGCTGGAGGAGCTGAACGCCCGCATCGCCACGATCGACGAGGCGGAGGACGAGCGGATCCTGCGCGGGAAGCTGACCTCGATCGGCTTCAACTTCCGCATTGAGGCCGAGGAACTCGCGCCGCTGCCGACCGAGGACTTCGAGTGCGGCATCACGCTGACTCCGAAGGTCGACCGGACCAGCCGGATCACCGTCCGCCAGTCCCACTACTCGGTGCCCGCTCGCTTCATCGGAGAACGGGTACGCGTTCTGCTGCGGGGCAACGAGCTGCTGGTCTTCGAGCGCCGGAACATCGTCGCCCGGCATCCGCGGCTGACCAAACGCTACGGATATCGCGACGTGCTGGACCACTACCTGGAGATCCTCCTGGTCAAACCGGGTGCCATGGCCGGGTCGACCGCGCTGGCCGCCGCACGGGCCGAGGGCTCCTTCACGGCCATCCATGAGGCGTTCTGGGCCGCCGCCCTGAAGACCCACGGGGACGCGGCCGGCACCCGGGCCCTGATCGAGGTCCTGCTGCTGCACCGCCGCATGCCCGCCGAGGCGGTCCAGGTCGGAATGTCGGCCGCGATCAAGGCCGGGTCGATCAGCCCGGACGTGGTGGCCATCGAGGCCCGCAAGGCCGAGTCCGCCGCCCGCGACCCGGAGCCGGAGGACGACGAGAACGATCCTCCGCCCTGGGCGGACATCCCCGGCGGGCAGCTGCTGACGCTTCCCACCCGCCGACCCGAACTGCCCGAGGACAACCGTCCCCCGCCGTCGGTGGACGTCTATGACCAGCTCCTGACCCGCCATCCGAAAGGTTCCGCATGA
- the istB gene encoding IS21-like element helper ATPase IstB produces MNDNTALFDVGERVPGPRKDASAAGAVETVIDEACRALHLPTIRSRWEEIADTALKERASYKDFLADLLEAECLQREERKKTRLVREANFPRPKRLEDFEFEKNPNVTPEQVSTLADPAWVKAGLPLCLIGDSGTGKSHLLIGIGTAIAEAGMRVRYTTTANLVNELAEAADEKKLGRTLARYGRVDLLCLDEFGYLDLDKAGAKLLFQVFTEREERRAIAIASNAPFSEWKQTFTDPRLCAAIVDRVTFNAHIVETGTDSFRFKKTQEKHRRS; encoded by the coding sequence ATGAACGACAACACCGCCCTCTTCGACGTCGGTGAGCGAGTCCCTGGGCCTCGCAAGGACGCTTCCGCCGCCGGCGCCGTCGAGACCGTGATCGACGAAGCCTGCCGGGCCCTGCACCTGCCCACGATCCGCTCACGCTGGGAGGAGATCGCGGACACGGCGCTGAAGGAGCGAGCCAGCTACAAGGACTTCCTGGCCGACCTGCTGGAAGCCGAGTGTCTCCAGCGCGAGGAGCGGAAGAAGACCAGGCTGGTCAGGGAGGCGAACTTCCCCCGCCCCAAGCGGCTGGAGGACTTCGAGTTCGAGAAGAATCCGAACGTGACCCCCGAGCAGGTCAGCACCCTGGCCGACCCGGCCTGGGTGAAGGCCGGCCTGCCGCTCTGCCTGATCGGGGACTCCGGCACCGGCAAGTCGCACCTGCTGATCGGCATCGGGACCGCGATCGCCGAGGCCGGGATGCGGGTCCGCTACACGACCACGGCGAACCTGGTCAACGAGCTCGCCGAGGCTGCCGACGAGAAGAAACTCGGCCGCACCCTCGCCCGCTACGGACGCGTTGACCTGCTCTGCCTGGACGAGTTCGGTTACCTCGACCTGGACAAGGCCGGGGCGAAGCTGCTGTTCCAGGTGTTCACCGAACGCGAGGAACGGCGCGCGATCGCCATCGCCTCGAACGCCCCGTTCTCGGAGTGGAAGCAGACGTTCACCGATCCCCGGCTCTGCGCGGCGATCGTGGACCGGGTGACCTTCAACGCGCACATCGTCGAGACCGGCACCGACAGCTTCCGCTTCAAGAAGACCCAAGAGAAGCACCGCAGGTCCTGA
- a CDS encoding class I SAM-dependent methyltransferase, with the protein MTITSQARSFDKAAASYAANRPSYPPALLDAVEELAGQSLKGARVADIGAGTGLATALLHARGARVIAVEPGFGMASQFRLRLPEVPLVLGDGNNLPLASESIDVITYAQAWHWTDQRKSVPEALRVLRPGGALALWWNDSDSTVPWIADQDSRLRHLFGAEDNEPDPMARFRGLPPQLSIVTRQMVWTRSVPLDTHLANLASYSDFLVLGENGTRTFLAAERDLLTEIFPNGTVEEHYVVSLAVAVR; encoded by the coding sequence ATGACGATCACTTCGCAGGCCCGTTCCTTCGACAAGGCCGCCGCCAGCTATGCCGCAAACCGTCCTTCGTATCCGCCCGCCCTGCTCGATGCGGTTGAGGAACTCGCCGGCCAGTCCTTGAAAGGTGCCCGGGTCGCGGACATTGGTGCCGGCACCGGACTGGCGACTGCCCTCCTTCATGCCCGGGGTGCCCGCGTCATCGCGGTGGAACCCGGTTTTGGAATGGCCTCTCAGTTCCGCCTCAGGCTGCCCGAGGTCCCTCTCGTGCTCGGGGACGGCAACAACCTGCCGCTTGCCTCCGAGTCCATCGACGTCATTACCTATGCCCAAGCCTGGCACTGGACCGACCAGCGCAAGTCCGTCCCAGAGGCCCTCCGAGTACTGCGCCCCGGCGGTGCACTCGCCCTCTGGTGGAACGACTCAGACAGCACTGTGCCCTGGATAGCCGACCAGGACTCCCGCCTGCGCCACCTCTTCGGTGCCGAAGACAACGAACCCGACCCGATGGCCCGATTCCGCGGCCTGCCACCCCAACTCAGCATCGTCACCCGCCAGATGGTGTGGACCAGGAGCGTCCCGCTCGATACCCATCTCGCGAACCTAGCCAGCTATTCCGACTTTCTTGTTCTCGGCGAGAACGGCACCAGGACGTTCCTGGCTGCTGAGCGCGATCTTCTGACCGAAATCTTCCCGAACGGCACAGTCGAGGAGCACTACGTGGTCAGTTTGGCCGTTGCTGTCCGTTGA
- a CDS encoding transcriptional regulator, XRE family protein: protein MTQLDETRARTVVPLLYHLLDAAELNCASPNKFRVLWPIMAEDAAKALQEPRLAKIRPSTATYKRWLAGTHIPRGDLRTVLEFYFGKSVEALFQLVPVRDIVRPRPLDRRTRTAVRSLDYTWPTSRHVPGEPDAGIFGSWELAGGRHFDGTSIGVQIYEAEPRGDVMEISSADLPHLETFVRSSRRGVILASPGAAGGLGLYVLDAALARQNLFVGQDLRVPLAYQLDDLIYAILWALHVVDDGLLADDNPLSDRAEELRHYVKISNSAPPRSDMPDLSPIGAAWLGSSLCAQYIVRHLGDLPEVPAFWTREATGEECAPWLLFRHKHDYLQNVADRFAGPGSALGRAFCVPESAVHSSESYERTLLFLTVAMMEMYGIKVWLTTEQEYQEVEGFVLARNQAILANWVREESVWRVATTSARREVAPYQEVIGHVRAHSLVDGPTPTARLQALADYLELDWNWLTGRSHGLAEEGLTSMLRPRSRLLTLKALDQTLRFIGSLGSPNDGR, encoded by the coding sequence ATGACGCAGCTGGACGAGACACGGGCCCGGACTGTCGTACCGCTCCTGTACCACCTTCTGGATGCTGCGGAGCTCAACTGCGCTTCACCGAACAAGTTCCGGGTCCTCTGGCCGATCATGGCCGAAGATGCCGCGAAGGCGTTACAAGAGCCACGACTCGCCAAGATCCGGCCCTCCACGGCAACCTACAAACGGTGGCTGGCCGGTACCCACATCCCCCGCGGAGACCTGCGCACCGTCCTTGAGTTCTACTTTGGCAAGAGCGTCGAGGCCCTCTTCCAGCTCGTCCCTGTACGCGACATCGTCCGTCCGCGCCCGCTGGACCGAAGGACGCGCACTGCGGTACGAAGCCTGGACTACACCTGGCCGACGTCCCGGCATGTCCCCGGCGAGCCGGACGCGGGAATCTTCGGCAGCTGGGAGCTCGCCGGCGGCCGGCACTTCGACGGCACCTCGATCGGCGTGCAGATCTATGAGGCTGAGCCTCGCGGCGACGTGATGGAGATCAGCTCCGCGGACCTCCCCCACCTGGAGACCTTCGTCCGCTCCTCACGCAGGGGCGTGATTCTGGCCTCTCCCGGTGCTGCTGGCGGGTTGGGCCTGTATGTGCTGGACGCCGCGCTCGCCCGCCAGAACCTCTTCGTGGGCCAAGACCTCCGTGTGCCGCTGGCGTACCAGCTGGACGACCTGATCTACGCCATCCTCTGGGCGCTGCACGTTGTGGACGACGGTCTGCTGGCGGATGACAATCCCCTCTCTGACCGTGCTGAGGAGCTTCGGCACTATGTCAAGATCAGCAACTCGGCGCCGCCGCGATCCGACATGCCCGATCTCTCCCCCATCGGTGCCGCGTGGCTGGGCTCCAGTCTCTGCGCCCAGTACATCGTCCGGCACCTCGGTGACCTCCCCGAGGTGCCGGCGTTCTGGACCCGCGAGGCAACTGGGGAGGAATGCGCACCATGGCTACTATTCCGCCACAAACACGACTACTTGCAGAATGTTGCCGATCGCTTCGCGGGACCGGGAAGTGCCCTTGGTCGCGCCTTTTGCGTCCCAGAGTCCGCCGTACACTCAAGTGAGAGTTATGAGCGAACCCTTCTGTTTCTCACGGTCGCCATGATGGAGATGTACGGGATCAAGGTGTGGCTGACCACCGAGCAGGAGTACCAAGAGGTCGAGGGGTTCGTCCTGGCACGCAACCAGGCCATCCTGGCGAACTGGGTACGCGAGGAATCCGTCTGGCGGGTCGCGACCACCAGCGCGCGACGCGAGGTAGCCCCCTACCAGGAAGTGATTGGCCACGTGCGGGCCCACAGTCTGGTCGACGGGCCGACGCCGACGGCCCGGCTGCAGGCCCTGGCCGACTACCTCGAACTGGACTGGAACTGGCTGACCGGCCGGAGCCATGGCCTCGCCGAGGAGGGGCTCACCAGCATGCTGCGCCCCCGCAGCCGCCTTCTCACGCTCAAGGCACTCGACCAGACGCTGCGCTTTATCGGCAGCCTGGGCAGCCCAAATGACGGCCGATAA
- a CDS encoding asparaginase, with protein MTKPSSPPPTVLVISLGGTITMTPTTTEGAAHPTLSAEDLLAAVPQLAGTGIVVKTQSFTTKPGASLTFDEIEELAGQLRAMDGQSTFDGFVVAQGTDTLEETSYLLSLLYAGETPLIITGAMRAPYLAGADGPANLLASVTVAASPQARGLGVLVVFNDQVFDAARVRKTHSTSTNAFTAPDTGPLGTVTEGRLRLLAIPAHKPLPLAAAMTRPARVGVYTASLGDGGTLLAPLLEQVDGMVIAGFGVGHVPATWVPILQEAAQRIPIVLASRTGGGTTLTRAYGFPGSEKDLLDRGLIGAGHLDPYKARHLLTVLLRSGAHRDTILATFAPAGTTAEGRG; from the coding sequence TTGACGAAGCCAAGCTCCCCTCCTCCCACGGTGCTCGTGATCAGCCTCGGCGGCACCATCACGATGACCCCCACCACCACGGAGGGCGCGGCGCACCCCACGCTGAGTGCGGAGGACCTGCTCGCGGCCGTACCGCAGCTGGCCGGCACCGGCATCGTCGTCAAGACGCAGTCCTTCACGACCAAGCCGGGCGCCTCCCTGACCTTCGACGAGATCGAGGAGCTCGCCGGCCAACTGCGGGCCATGGACGGTCAGAGCACCTTCGACGGCTTCGTCGTGGCCCAGGGGACCGACACCTTGGAGGAGACGTCCTACCTGCTGAGCCTGCTGTACGCGGGCGAGACGCCTCTGATCATCACGGGCGCGATGCGCGCCCCCTACCTGGCCGGGGCCGACGGACCGGCCAACCTGCTCGCCTCGGTCACCGTCGCGGCCAGCCCCCAGGCCCGCGGCCTGGGCGTCCTGGTCGTCTTCAACGACCAGGTCTTCGACGCCGCGCGGGTCCGCAAGACCCACAGCACCAGCACGAACGCGTTCACCGCACCCGACACCGGACCCCTGGGCACCGTGACCGAAGGCCGCCTGCGGCTCCTGGCGATCCCCGCACACAAGCCCCTCCCGCTCGCCGCGGCGATGACCCGCCCGGCCCGCGTCGGCGTGTACACCGCGTCCCTCGGCGACGGCGGCACGCTGCTGGCGCCGCTCCTCGAACAGGTCGACGGCATGGTCATCGCCGGCTTCGGAGTCGGGCACGTGCCCGCGACCTGGGTCCCCATCCTCCAGGAGGCCGCTCAGCGGATCCCGATCGTCCTCGCCTCCCGCACCGGTGGCGGCACCACCCTCACACGCGCGTACGGATTCCCCGGCTCGGAAAAAGATCTGCTGGACCGGGGCCTGATCGGGGCCGGGCACCTCGACCCGTACAAAGCCCGCCATCTGCTGACAGTCCTGCTGCGCAGCGGCGCCCACCGCGACACGATCCTCGCCACCTTCGCGCCCGCCGGGACGACCGCGGAAGGGCGGGGCTGA